Genomic window (Moorella sp. E308F):
CTTTTTGGGCGCCGCGTAGCTCTTCTATCCCCCGGTTACCTATAGGATTCTCTAAGGCCCGGCGGATCTCGGCAGTAGCATCGGCTACACCGGCCACCTCCCGGGGAGTTATTTCGTGTACCCTTAAACCAGCCGGCAACTCGCCTGTTAGGTATCCTTCCCCGTAAGGGACTTTCACTTTAGTCAATTTCGACCCCCCTACTTCAGGCCATAATGGGCACAGTCTACCCTGAAAATAACCTCGCTCCAGGCTGGCAT
Coding sequences:
- a CDS encoding lactate racemase domain-containing protein is translated as MTKVKVPYGEGYLTGELPAGLRVHEITPREVAGVADATAEIRRALENPIGNRGIEELRGAQK